The following proteins are encoded in a genomic region of Brachypodium distachyon strain Bd21 chromosome 1, Brachypodium_distachyon_v3.0, whole genome shotgun sequence:
- the LOC100835170 gene encoding transcription initiation factor TFIID subunit 1 isoform X1, which produces MSDGERRDDDVPTTSAADDDDDEDYEEPGGGNHFLGFMFGNVDDSGDLDADYLDEDAKEHLFALADKLGPSLKDIDLTKSSPAPVDPSEQDYDEKADDAVDYEDIDEEYDGPEVEAATEEDHLLSKKDYFSSNTVFASVNTKASVFDEENYDEDEEPPNDEEPTNNNELPSDSKASVFDEENYDEDEEPPKKHSSVEQLDMSPSNGIPTTEMMSGSLSPRGESMDIEYEVCQQDEVDTEEDQLESKSATSLPVLCIEDGSVILKFSEIFGIQEPVRKPKTDHHKRPVSKEIHITSDIVEDDEEVFLRSTIQDLSYLKHIKMNEDVVESDSDDLISSDTFRLKDSCLSEQPMKDAYIDFPSAQQSPVCPDFYPLEHEDWENGIIWGNSPANEGRHCLKSSIISEESGDTQEEEQAKDYGYVSGCYDVQSKNNDSPLITEPFGCTEMPASASYHSPENSYPLLRKETPLEKNNLDEIEPNNINGTAKINTMKCLNNLSLLNKELLEGSWLDNIIWDPTEDTPKPKLIFDLKDDQMLFEILDEKNGDHLRSHARAMIVSRPMKASAVEKFDHSNKAVTWSGQFNISNDNFYSNRKMSQQAKSHTKKRSSMGIKVAHSVPAQKLQTMKPKLSNKEIVNFHRPKAKWYPHENKLAAKLQGDACSHGSMTVIVMTLGGKGVKLVVNAEETPLSVKSKASKKLEFRPSEKIKLFGSGKELQDDISLAMQNVRPKSILHVVRTEVHLWPKAQKLPGEDKPLRPPGAFRKRTDLSVKDGHVFLMEYCEERPLLLANAGMGARLCTYYQKTSPTDQTATSLRSNSDGLGTVLAIEPADKSPFLGDIRSGSHQSCLETNMYRAPTFPHKVASTDYLLVRSPKGMLSLRRIDKLYAVGQQEPHMEVFSPGTKNMQNYLLNRILVYVYREFRVREMPGVPSQIRGDELPIQPPLTEAIVKKRLKHCADLKKLPSGHTIWIQRPDFRIPSEEELRRLLTPEMVCCHESMQAGQHRLKRLGIEKLTQPVGLASAMNQLPDEAIELAAAAHIERELQITSWNLTSNFVACTNQDRENIERLEITGVGDPSGRGLGFSYVRVTPKAPVSNSSHKKKSAAAKGTTVTGTDADLRRLSMDAARELLLKFGVPDEQIDKLTRWHRIAMVRKLSSEQAASGITIDEIPVSKFARGQRMSFLQLQQQTKEKCQEIWDRQIQSLSAIEGDDNGSDTEAHSDLDSFAGDLENLLDAEEFDDEDAGTADMRSDKADGMRGLKMRRCPTQAQSNEEIQDDEAEAALVKKLLEDSGNDPKRKKQSVDLANYGTSMYNQGANKTKQGKAGQMIKSSGYVSALLTPKEGTPRGGKEIEDSFTEGGLPSKLKTKQMVDANDIILVKKKNVLGKDGFKEKRQGARGDSLVCGACGQLGHMRTNKLCPRYGEDPETLEMDALDVVSHVQAKTQGKRLVAKVSSEVPETEGPESIEKIKPVKFRCGAPEKFLERNMSVAGSLVSDKSIMDATDLRSTGKVSKIKICSKVKSEDYPLDTPKPSVVIRPPAESEKDVPRKKVIIKQPKGHVDLQRALEISSSQEPKKIRKIAELSSFEKKNREDDHLYAGEPSQMNSSTDRLGLEGNRKNKEVLGGDESWRAFKEQRERQEQRLIEARIYEANREEELQKAKKKSKKKKKHEFRDDDVLDHRPYRNERKVPERDRTAKRRTPADMTEFAPSAKRRRGGEVELSNILEKIVDLLRENTAISLLFLKPVTKKVAPDYHDIILRPMDLGTIRDKARKMEYKNRDEFRHDVAQIAVNAHLYNDERHPHIPPLADQLLEMCDYLLDESADVLDDAESAIEA; this is translated from the exons ATGAGCGATGGGGAGCGCCGCGATGACGATGTTCCGACCACCAGCGCCGCAG atgacgatgacgatgaGGATTATGAGGAGCCTGGTGGAGGGAACCACTTCCTGGGGTTTATGTTTGGCAATGTTGATGATTCTGGTGACCTAGATGCTGACTATCTTGATGAG GATGCGAAGGAACACCTTTTTGCACTGGCTGACAAGCTTGGTCCATCTCTGAAAGATATTGAC TTAACCAAGTCTTCTCCAGCACCAGTTGATCCTTCTGAGCAAG ACTATGATGAGAAAGCAGATGATGCTGTTGACTATGAGGACATTGATGAAGAATATGATGGACCTGAAGTTGAAGCAGCTACAGAAGAAGACCATTTGCTATCCAAGAAAGATTACTTCTCCTCGAACACAGTGTTTGCTTCAGTCAATACTAAAGCTTCAGTGTTTGATGAGGAGAATTATGACGAGGATGAAGAGCCACCCAATGATGAAGAACCAACCAATAATAATGAGTTACCTAGTGATAGTAAAGCTTCAGTGTTTGATGAGGAGAATTATGACGAGGATGAAGAACCACCAAAGAAGCACTCTTCAG TTGAGCAGCTAGACATGTCACCCTCAAATGGTATCCCTACCACTGAAATGATGTCTGGTTCGTTATCACCACGAGGGGAAAGTATGGACATTGAATATGAAGTTTGTCAG CAGGATGAAGTTGATACTGAAGAAGATCAGCTCGAGTCTAAATCTGCAACTTCCCTCCCCGTTTTATGCATAGAGGATGGGAGTGTCATCTTGAAATTCTCTGAAATTTTTGGCATACAGGAGCCTGTAAGAAAACCCAAGACAGATCACCATAAGCGCCCAGTGAGTAAAG AAATTCATATCACCTCTGACATTGTTGAAGATGACGAGGAAGTATTCCTGCGGAGTACTATTCAAGATCTCTCGTATTTGAAGCATATCAAGATGAATGAAGATGTTGTCGAGAGTGACAGTGATGACTTAATTAGCAGTGACACTTTTAGGTTGAAAGACTCATGTCTTTCTGAACAACCGATGAAGGATGCATACATAGATTTCCCTTCTGCTCAGCAATCTCCAGTTTGTCCTGATTTTTATCCGCTTGAACACGAAGATTGGGAAAATGGTATCATTTGGGGAAATTCACCTGCAAATGAAGGCCGGCATTGTTTGAAAAGCAGCATAATATCTGAAGAGAGCGGTGATACTCAGGAGGAAGAGCAGGCTAAGGATTATGGTTATGTATCTGGGTGCTATGATGTACAGAGTAAAAATAATGATTCTCCACTAATAACAGAGCCTTTTGGCTGTACAGAAATGCCTGCTTCAGCTAGTTACCATTCCCCTGAGAACAGTTACCCTCTACTGAGAAAGGAGACTCCCCTGGAGAAGAATAACTTAGACGAAATAGAACCAAATAATATAAATGGAACAGCTAAAATCAATACTATGAAGTGTTTGAACAACCTCTCTCTACTGAACAAGGAATTGCTAGAAGGATCTTGGTTGGACAACATAATTTGGGATCCCACTGAGGATACTCCGAAGCCTAAGCTAATCTTTGACCTTAAAGATGACCAGATGCTTTTTGAGATTCTAGATGAAAAGAATGGGGATCACCTCCGCTCTCATGCTCGTGCGATGATTGTTAGTCGGCCAATGAAGGCATCAGCAGTGGAAAAATTTGACCATAGCAACAAAGCAGTTACATGGAGCGGCCAATTCAACATTTCCAATGACAATTTTTATTCAAACAGGAAGATGTCACAGCAAGCTAAATCTCATACTAAAAAGCGTTCTTCAATGGGCATAAAGGTGGCGCATTCTGTTCCTGCACAGAAGCTGCAGACCATGAAGCCAAAGTTGAGCAA TAAGGAAATTGTCAACTTCCATAGACCAAAAGCTAAATGGTACCCCCATGAAAATAAACTTGCTGCCAAATTGCAAGGAGATGCTTGTAGTCATGGGTCAATGACTGTTATAGTAATGACTTTGGGAGGAAAAGGAGTGAAGCTTGTTGTCAATGCAGAGGAAACTCCTCTATCTGTCAAATCAAAAGCTTCCAAGAAGTTAG AATTCAGACCGTCTGAAAAGATCAAATTGTTCGGATCTGGAAAAGAACTTCAGGATGATATCTCCTTGGCTATGCAAAATGTGCGACCGAAGTCTATTCTGCATGTTGTTCGCACTGAAGTACATCTATGGCCAAAAGCACAGAAGTTGCCTGGCGAGGACAAGCCTCTACGTCCTCCTGGGGCATTCAGGAAAAGAACTGACTTGTCCGTTAAGGATGGACATGTATTTTTGATGGA ATACTGTGAGGAGAGACCTCTACTACTTGCAAATGCAGGAATGGGTGCTCGACTCTGTACGTATTATCAGAAAACTTCACCCACTGATCAGACAGCTACATCCCTGCGAAGCAACAGTGATGGACTTGGTACAGTGCTTGCTATTGAGCCTGCTGACAAATCTCCCTTTCTTGGAGATATACGTTCTGGGTCCCATCAATCATGTCTCGAAACAAACATGTATAGAGCACCTACATTTCCTCATAAGGTAGCATCTACCGATTATCTTTTGGTTCGTTCACCCAAAGGGATGCTTTCTCTTCGTCGCATTGACAAGCTATATGCTGTTGGCCAACAA GAACCTCATATGGAAGTATTTTCACCAGGAACGAAAAATATGCAGAATTATCTTCTGAATCGAATTCTCGTATATGTATATCGTGAATTCCGTGTTAGGGAGATGCCTGGTGTTCCTTCTCAGATTCGAGGAGATGAATTACCTATCCAGCCTCCTCTGACCGAAGCTATTGTGAAAAAACGATTGAAGCACTGTGCAGACTTGAAG AAATTACCCAGTGGACACACAATCTGGATACAGAGACCTGATTTTCGGATTCCATCGGAGGAAGAACTCAGGAGACTATTGACACCAGAAATG GTCTGCTGTCATGAGAGTATGCAAGCTGGTCAGCATCGTCTCAAGCGCTTAGGAATCGAAAAGCTTACTCAGCCTGTGGGACTTGCTTCTGCAATGAATCAGCTTCCTGATGAAGCAATTGAGCTTGCTGCTGCAGCACATATTGAGAGAGAGTTGCAAATCACAAGCTGGAACCTTACCAGCAATTTTGTTGCTTGTACTAATCAG GACAGAGAAAATATAGAAAGACTAGAAATTACTGGAGTTGGTGATCCATCTGGCCGTGGGCTAGGATTTAGCTATGTGCGAGTAACACCAAAAGCACCTGTCTCCAATTCATCGCATAAGAAAAAGTCAGCTGCCGCCAAAGGTACCACTGTTACTGGAACAGATGCTGATCTCCGCAGGTTGAGCATGGATGCGGCTCGAGAG TTGCTTCTCAAATTTGGAGTCCCAGACGAGCAAATTGATAAATTAACAAGGTGGCATCGGATTGCTATGGTGAGGAAACTTTCGAGTGAGCAAGCAGCGTCAGGAATTACTATTGATGAAATTCCAGTCAGTAAGTTTGCACGTGGACAAAGGATGTCTTTTCTGCAGCTTCAACAGCAAACCAAAGAGAAATGTCAGGAAATTTGGGACAGACAAATTCAGTCACTTTCAGCTATTGAAGGGGATGATAATGGCAGTGATACAGAAGCCCACAGTGATCTCGACTCATTTGCTGGGGATCTTGAGAACTTGCTAGATGCTGAAGAAtttgatgatgaagatgctggCACAGCAGACATGAGAAGTGATAAAGCAGATGGAATGAGAGGGCTTAAAATGAGAAGGTGCCCTACTCAAGCTCAGTCAAATGAGGAAATTCAAGATGACGAAGCAGAAGCTGCTCTAGTAAAAAAATTGCTTGAAG ATAGCGGTAATGACCcaaagaggaagaagcaatCTGTGGATCTGGCAAATTATGGTACCTCTATGTACAATCAAGGTGCCAACAAAACGAAGCAGGGTAAGGCTGGGCAAATGATTAAATCGTCCGGTTACGTCAGTGCATTATTGACCCCAAAGGAGGGCACTCCAAGAGGAGGGAAAGAG ATTGAAGATTCTTTTACTGAAGGTGGCTTACCCTCAAAACTGAAAACGAAGCAGATGGTTGATGCAAATGATATCATTCTagttaaaaagaaaaatgttctAGGGAAGGATGGGTTTAAG GAGAAGAGGCAGGGAGCAAGGGGCGACAGTCTCGTATGCGGAGCTTGTGGCCAG CTTGGACACATGCGGACAAACAAACTGTGCCCCAGGTATGGGGAGGATCCAGAAACCTTAGAAATGGATGCTCTTGATGTAGTCAGCCATGTTCAAGCAAAGACACAGGGCAAGAGGTTGGTGGCCAAGGTTTCATCTGAAGTTCCTGAAACTGAAGGCCCAGAAAGCATTGAAAAGATCAAACCAGTAAAATTCAGATGCGGGGCACCAGAGAAATTCTTGGAGAGGAACATGTCAGTGGCAGGTTCTTTGGTTTCTGATAAAAGCATAATGGATGCTACAGATTTGAGATCTACTGGAAAGGTTAGCAAGATTAAAATATGTAGTAAGGTTAAATCTGAAGATTATCCTCTTGACACTCCTAAGCCGTCAGTTGTAATACGGCCTCCTGCTGAATCAGAGAAGGATGTACCTCGTAAGAAGGTCATTATCAAGCAGCCTAAGGGGCATGTAGACCTGCAAAGAGCTCTTGAAATTAGTAGTAGTCAGGAACCCAAAAAGATAAGGAAAATTGCTGAATTGTCAAgctttgaaaagaaaaacagagaggATGATCATTTGTATGCGGGAGAACCCAGCCAGATGAATTCCTCAACTGATAGGTTGGGTCTGGAGGGTaacaggaaaaacaaagaagTACTGGGAGGTGATGAATCCTGGAGAGCATTTAAAGAGCAACGAGAGAGACAAGAACAAAGGCTAATTGAAGCTAGGATTTATGAAGCAAATAGGGAGGAAGAACTCCAGAAGgcaaagaagaaaagcaagaaaaagaaaaaacatgaattTCGAGATGATGATGTTCTCGATCACAGGCCATACAGAAATGAAAGAAAGGTACCCGAGAGAGATCGAACAGCAAAGAGACGTACTCCAGCTGATATGACAGAATTTGCACCATCAGCTAAGCGGCGCAGAGGAGGAGAG GTTGAGCTCTCCAATATATTGGAAAAGATAGTTGACCTCCTGCGGGAAAACACTGCTATATCATTACTATTTCTTAAACCAGTGACAAAGAAAGTCGCTCCTGATTACCATGACATAATCCTGCGCCCAATGGATCTTGGTACCATCAGGGACAAGGCGAGGAAGATGGAATACAAAAACAGGGATGAGTTCAGGCATGATGTGGCCCAGATAGCGGTGAATGCACATCTTTACAATGATGAAAGACATCCTCACATCCCTCCGCTAGCTGACCAGCTCTTGGAGATGTGCGATTATCTTCTCGACGAAAGTGCAGATGTGCTCGACGATGCAGAAAGCGCGATCGAGGCCTAG
- the LOC100835170 gene encoding transcription initiation factor TFIID subunit 1 isoform X2 yields the protein MSDGERRDDDVPTTSAADDDDDEDYEEPGGGNHFLGFMFGNVDDSGDLDADYLDEDAKEHLFALADKLGPSLKDIDLTKSSPAPVDPSEQDYDEKADDAVDYEDIDEEYDGPEVEAATEEDHLLSKKDYFSSNTVFASVNTKASVFDEENYDEDEEPPNDEEPTNNNELPSDSKASVFDEENYDEDEEPPKKHSSVEQLDMSPSNGIPTTEMMSGSLSPRGESMDIEYEVCQDEVDTEEDQLESKSATSLPVLCIEDGSVILKFSEIFGIQEPVRKPKTDHHKRPVSKEIHITSDIVEDDEEVFLRSTIQDLSYLKHIKMNEDVVESDSDDLISSDTFRLKDSCLSEQPMKDAYIDFPSAQQSPVCPDFYPLEHEDWENGIIWGNSPANEGRHCLKSSIISEESGDTQEEEQAKDYGYVSGCYDVQSKNNDSPLITEPFGCTEMPASASYHSPENSYPLLRKETPLEKNNLDEIEPNNINGTAKINTMKCLNNLSLLNKELLEGSWLDNIIWDPTEDTPKPKLIFDLKDDQMLFEILDEKNGDHLRSHARAMIVSRPMKASAVEKFDHSNKAVTWSGQFNISNDNFYSNRKMSQQAKSHTKKRSSMGIKVAHSVPAQKLQTMKPKLSNKEIVNFHRPKAKWYPHENKLAAKLQGDACSHGSMTVIVMTLGGKGVKLVVNAEETPLSVKSKASKKLEFRPSEKIKLFGSGKELQDDISLAMQNVRPKSILHVVRTEVHLWPKAQKLPGEDKPLRPPGAFRKRTDLSVKDGHVFLMEYCEERPLLLANAGMGARLCTYYQKTSPTDQTATSLRSNSDGLGTVLAIEPADKSPFLGDIRSGSHQSCLETNMYRAPTFPHKVASTDYLLVRSPKGMLSLRRIDKLYAVGQQEPHMEVFSPGTKNMQNYLLNRILVYVYREFRVREMPGVPSQIRGDELPIQPPLTEAIVKKRLKHCADLKKLPSGHTIWIQRPDFRIPSEEELRRLLTPEMVCCHESMQAGQHRLKRLGIEKLTQPVGLASAMNQLPDEAIELAAAAHIERELQITSWNLTSNFVACTNQDRENIERLEITGVGDPSGRGLGFSYVRVTPKAPVSNSSHKKKSAAAKGTTVTGTDADLRRLSMDAARELLLKFGVPDEQIDKLTRWHRIAMVRKLSSEQAASGITIDEIPVSKFARGQRMSFLQLQQQTKEKCQEIWDRQIQSLSAIEGDDNGSDTEAHSDLDSFAGDLENLLDAEEFDDEDAGTADMRSDKADGMRGLKMRRCPTQAQSNEEIQDDEAEAALVKKLLEDSGNDPKRKKQSVDLANYGTSMYNQGANKTKQGKAGQMIKSSGYVSALLTPKEGTPRGGKEIEDSFTEGGLPSKLKTKQMVDANDIILVKKKNVLGKDGFKEKRQGARGDSLVCGACGQLGHMRTNKLCPRYGEDPETLEMDALDVVSHVQAKTQGKRLVAKVSSEVPETEGPESIEKIKPVKFRCGAPEKFLERNMSVAGSLVSDKSIMDATDLRSTGKVSKIKICSKVKSEDYPLDTPKPSVVIRPPAESEKDVPRKKVIIKQPKGHVDLQRALEISSSQEPKKIRKIAELSSFEKKNREDDHLYAGEPSQMNSSTDRLGLEGNRKNKEVLGGDESWRAFKEQRERQEQRLIEARIYEANREEELQKAKKKSKKKKKHEFRDDDVLDHRPYRNERKVPERDRTAKRRTPADMTEFAPSAKRRRGGEVELSNILEKIVDLLRENTAISLLFLKPVTKKVAPDYHDIILRPMDLGTIRDKARKMEYKNRDEFRHDVAQIAVNAHLYNDERHPHIPPLADQLLEMCDYLLDESADVLDDAESAIEA from the exons ATGAGCGATGGGGAGCGCCGCGATGACGATGTTCCGACCACCAGCGCCGCAG atgacgatgacgatgaGGATTATGAGGAGCCTGGTGGAGGGAACCACTTCCTGGGGTTTATGTTTGGCAATGTTGATGATTCTGGTGACCTAGATGCTGACTATCTTGATGAG GATGCGAAGGAACACCTTTTTGCACTGGCTGACAAGCTTGGTCCATCTCTGAAAGATATTGAC TTAACCAAGTCTTCTCCAGCACCAGTTGATCCTTCTGAGCAAG ACTATGATGAGAAAGCAGATGATGCTGTTGACTATGAGGACATTGATGAAGAATATGATGGACCTGAAGTTGAAGCAGCTACAGAAGAAGACCATTTGCTATCCAAGAAAGATTACTTCTCCTCGAACACAGTGTTTGCTTCAGTCAATACTAAAGCTTCAGTGTTTGATGAGGAGAATTATGACGAGGATGAAGAGCCACCCAATGATGAAGAACCAACCAATAATAATGAGTTACCTAGTGATAGTAAAGCTTCAGTGTTTGATGAGGAGAATTATGACGAGGATGAAGAACCACCAAAGAAGCACTCTTCAG TTGAGCAGCTAGACATGTCACCCTCAAATGGTATCCCTACCACTGAAATGATGTCTGGTTCGTTATCACCACGAGGGGAAAGTATGGACATTGAATATGAAGTTTGTCAG GATGAAGTTGATACTGAAGAAGATCAGCTCGAGTCTAAATCTGCAACTTCCCTCCCCGTTTTATGCATAGAGGATGGGAGTGTCATCTTGAAATTCTCTGAAATTTTTGGCATACAGGAGCCTGTAAGAAAACCCAAGACAGATCACCATAAGCGCCCAGTGAGTAAAG AAATTCATATCACCTCTGACATTGTTGAAGATGACGAGGAAGTATTCCTGCGGAGTACTATTCAAGATCTCTCGTATTTGAAGCATATCAAGATGAATGAAGATGTTGTCGAGAGTGACAGTGATGACTTAATTAGCAGTGACACTTTTAGGTTGAAAGACTCATGTCTTTCTGAACAACCGATGAAGGATGCATACATAGATTTCCCTTCTGCTCAGCAATCTCCAGTTTGTCCTGATTTTTATCCGCTTGAACACGAAGATTGGGAAAATGGTATCATTTGGGGAAATTCACCTGCAAATGAAGGCCGGCATTGTTTGAAAAGCAGCATAATATCTGAAGAGAGCGGTGATACTCAGGAGGAAGAGCAGGCTAAGGATTATGGTTATGTATCTGGGTGCTATGATGTACAGAGTAAAAATAATGATTCTCCACTAATAACAGAGCCTTTTGGCTGTACAGAAATGCCTGCTTCAGCTAGTTACCATTCCCCTGAGAACAGTTACCCTCTACTGAGAAAGGAGACTCCCCTGGAGAAGAATAACTTAGACGAAATAGAACCAAATAATATAAATGGAACAGCTAAAATCAATACTATGAAGTGTTTGAACAACCTCTCTCTACTGAACAAGGAATTGCTAGAAGGATCTTGGTTGGACAACATAATTTGGGATCCCACTGAGGATACTCCGAAGCCTAAGCTAATCTTTGACCTTAAAGATGACCAGATGCTTTTTGAGATTCTAGATGAAAAGAATGGGGATCACCTCCGCTCTCATGCTCGTGCGATGATTGTTAGTCGGCCAATGAAGGCATCAGCAGTGGAAAAATTTGACCATAGCAACAAAGCAGTTACATGGAGCGGCCAATTCAACATTTCCAATGACAATTTTTATTCAAACAGGAAGATGTCACAGCAAGCTAAATCTCATACTAAAAAGCGTTCTTCAATGGGCATAAAGGTGGCGCATTCTGTTCCTGCACAGAAGCTGCAGACCATGAAGCCAAAGTTGAGCAA TAAGGAAATTGTCAACTTCCATAGACCAAAAGCTAAATGGTACCCCCATGAAAATAAACTTGCTGCCAAATTGCAAGGAGATGCTTGTAGTCATGGGTCAATGACTGTTATAGTAATGACTTTGGGAGGAAAAGGAGTGAAGCTTGTTGTCAATGCAGAGGAAACTCCTCTATCTGTCAAATCAAAAGCTTCCAAGAAGTTAG AATTCAGACCGTCTGAAAAGATCAAATTGTTCGGATCTGGAAAAGAACTTCAGGATGATATCTCCTTGGCTATGCAAAATGTGCGACCGAAGTCTATTCTGCATGTTGTTCGCACTGAAGTACATCTATGGCCAAAAGCACAGAAGTTGCCTGGCGAGGACAAGCCTCTACGTCCTCCTGGGGCATTCAGGAAAAGAACTGACTTGTCCGTTAAGGATGGACATGTATTTTTGATGGA ATACTGTGAGGAGAGACCTCTACTACTTGCAAATGCAGGAATGGGTGCTCGACTCTGTACGTATTATCAGAAAACTTCACCCACTGATCAGACAGCTACATCCCTGCGAAGCAACAGTGATGGACTTGGTACAGTGCTTGCTATTGAGCCTGCTGACAAATCTCCCTTTCTTGGAGATATACGTTCTGGGTCCCATCAATCATGTCTCGAAACAAACATGTATAGAGCACCTACATTTCCTCATAAGGTAGCATCTACCGATTATCTTTTGGTTCGTTCACCCAAAGGGATGCTTTCTCTTCGTCGCATTGACAAGCTATATGCTGTTGGCCAACAA GAACCTCATATGGAAGTATTTTCACCAGGAACGAAAAATATGCAGAATTATCTTCTGAATCGAATTCTCGTATATGTATATCGTGAATTCCGTGTTAGGGAGATGCCTGGTGTTCCTTCTCAGATTCGAGGAGATGAATTACCTATCCAGCCTCCTCTGACCGAAGCTATTGTGAAAAAACGATTGAAGCACTGTGCAGACTTGAAG AAATTACCCAGTGGACACACAATCTGGATACAGAGACCTGATTTTCGGATTCCATCGGAGGAAGAACTCAGGAGACTATTGACACCAGAAATG GTCTGCTGTCATGAGAGTATGCAAGCTGGTCAGCATCGTCTCAAGCGCTTAGGAATCGAAAAGCTTACTCAGCCTGTGGGACTTGCTTCTGCAATGAATCAGCTTCCTGATGAAGCAATTGAGCTTGCTGCTGCAGCACATATTGAGAGAGAGTTGCAAATCACAAGCTGGAACCTTACCAGCAATTTTGTTGCTTGTACTAATCAG GACAGAGAAAATATAGAAAGACTAGAAATTACTGGAGTTGGTGATCCATCTGGCCGTGGGCTAGGATTTAGCTATGTGCGAGTAACACCAAAAGCACCTGTCTCCAATTCATCGCATAAGAAAAAGTCAGCTGCCGCCAAAGGTACCACTGTTACTGGAACAGATGCTGATCTCCGCAGGTTGAGCATGGATGCGGCTCGAGAG TTGCTTCTCAAATTTGGAGTCCCAGACGAGCAAATTGATAAATTAACAAGGTGGCATCGGATTGCTATGGTGAGGAAACTTTCGAGTGAGCAAGCAGCGTCAGGAATTACTATTGATGAAATTCCAGTCAGTAAGTTTGCACGTGGACAAAGGATGTCTTTTCTGCAGCTTCAACAGCAAACCAAAGAGAAATGTCAGGAAATTTGGGACAGACAAATTCAGTCACTTTCAGCTATTGAAGGGGATGATAATGGCAGTGATACAGAAGCCCACAGTGATCTCGACTCATTTGCTGGGGATCTTGAGAACTTGCTAGATGCTGAAGAAtttgatgatgaagatgctggCACAGCAGACATGAGAAGTGATAAAGCAGATGGAATGAGAGGGCTTAAAATGAGAAGGTGCCCTACTCAAGCTCAGTCAAATGAGGAAATTCAAGATGACGAAGCAGAAGCTGCTCTAGTAAAAAAATTGCTTGAAG ATAGCGGTAATGACCcaaagaggaagaagcaatCTGTGGATCTGGCAAATTATGGTACCTCTATGTACAATCAAGGTGCCAACAAAACGAAGCAGGGTAAGGCTGGGCAAATGATTAAATCGTCCGGTTACGTCAGTGCATTATTGACCCCAAAGGAGGGCACTCCAAGAGGAGGGAAAGAG ATTGAAGATTCTTTTACTGAAGGTGGCTTACCCTCAAAACTGAAAACGAAGCAGATGGTTGATGCAAATGATATCATTCTagttaaaaagaaaaatgttctAGGGAAGGATGGGTTTAAG GAGAAGAGGCAGGGAGCAAGGGGCGACAGTCTCGTATGCGGAGCTTGTGGCCAG CTTGGACACATGCGGACAAACAAACTGTGCCCCAGGTATGGGGAGGATCCAGAAACCTTAGAAATGGATGCTCTTGATGTAGTCAGCCATGTTCAAGCAAAGACACAGGGCAAGAGGTTGGTGGCCAAGGTTTCATCTGAAGTTCCTGAAACTGAAGGCCCAGAAAGCATTGAAAAGATCAAACCAGTAAAATTCAGATGCGGGGCACCAGAGAAATTCTTGGAGAGGAACATGTCAGTGGCAGGTTCTTTGGTTTCTGATAAAAGCATAATGGATGCTACAGATTTGAGATCTACTGGAAAGGTTAGCAAGATTAAAATATGTAGTAAGGTTAAATCTGAAGATTATCCTCTTGACACTCCTAAGCCGTCAGTTGTAATACGGCCTCCTGCTGAATCAGAGAAGGATGTACCTCGTAAGAAGGTCATTATCAAGCAGCCTAAGGGGCATGTAGACCTGCAAAGAGCTCTTGAAATTAGTAGTAGTCAGGAACCCAAAAAGATAAGGAAAATTGCTGAATTGTCAAgctttgaaaagaaaaacagagaggATGATCATTTGTATGCGGGAGAACCCAGCCAGATGAATTCCTCAACTGATAGGTTGGGTCTGGAGGGTaacaggaaaaacaaagaagTACTGGGAGGTGATGAATCCTGGAGAGCATTTAAAGAGCAACGAGAGAGACAAGAACAAAGGCTAATTGAAGCTAGGATTTATGAAGCAAATAGGGAGGAAGAACTCCAGAAGgcaaagaagaaaagcaagaaaaagaaaaaacatgaattTCGAGATGATGATGTTCTCGATCACAGGCCATACAGAAATGAAAGAAAGGTACCCGAGAGAGATCGAACAGCAAAGAGACGTACTCCAGCTGATATGACAGAATTTGCACCATCAGCTAAGCGGCGCAGAGGAGGAGAG GTTGAGCTCTCCAATATATTGGAAAAGATAGTTGACCTCCTGCGGGAAAACACTGCTATATCATTACTATTTCTTAAACCAGTGACAAAGAAAGTCGCTCCTGATTACCATGACATAATCCTGCGCCCAATGGATCTTGGTACCATCAGGGACAAGGCGAGGAAGATGGAATACAAAAACAGGGATGAGTTCAGGCATGATGTGGCCCAGATAGCGGTGAATGCACATCTTTACAATGATGAAAGACATCCTCACATCCCTCCGCTAGCTGACCAGCTCTTGGAGATGTGCGATTATCTTCTCGACGAAAGTGCAGATGTGCTCGACGATGCAGAAAGCGCGATCGAGGCCTAG